Proteins encoded within one genomic window of Nitrospina gracilis 3/211:
- the sufD gene encoding Fe-S cluster assembly protein SufD has translation MSTTLDVISESEQAVLDLHKEFLKDSDPALKPLNEAGIRRFEAVKFPHRKHEMYTFVNTHDLTETRFQLTGHAAADAKEVQAAVYPSCQDRVIVFVNGVYDEKLSNTSGLEAEVKITPLVQAIQDEAVQEYLLATVEEENDVFAALNSGFAKDGLVVSVAEKAVIEKPLQVLYVSTGTDNGTVASHPRLLVKLQPRAEFKLAVKFIGQGAGYFVNAVQDFLVDPDAGLTYWQVQRDDPAVWHMSKTRVHLHRNSRFVCTNGSSGSRLARHHYEVRLKDEGAELNMNGISVLENEEQAHNFVRVHHEAPHCTSNQFFRNVINNKARSSFDGTVIVDKGAQLTNSDQLINNLMLSDDGKADAKPNLMIFADDVKCTHGATVGQIDEDQLFYLKTRGLSEAVGKSILTKSFVTSIIDAVPFEDVVRDFNQYLLKKLEADNV, from the coding sequence ATGTCCACGACTTTAGATGTGATCAGTGAAAGCGAGCAGGCGGTCCTCGACCTGCACAAGGAGTTTCTGAAAGACTCCGACCCCGCACTCAAACCGCTCAACGAGGCGGGCATCCGGCGCTTCGAGGCGGTCAAGTTTCCGCACCGCAAGCACGAGATGTACACCTTCGTCAACACGCACGACCTCACCGAAACCCGGTTCCAACTGACTGGCCACGCGGCCGCCGATGCGAAAGAAGTGCAGGCGGCGGTTTATCCGTCCTGTCAGGACCGGGTGATCGTGTTCGTCAACGGCGTGTACGACGAGAAACTGTCCAATACCTCGGGGCTGGAAGCGGAGGTGAAAATCACCCCGCTCGTTCAGGCCATCCAGGATGAGGCCGTTCAGGAATACCTGCTGGCGACGGTGGAAGAGGAAAACGATGTATTCGCCGCGCTCAACAGCGGCTTTGCGAAAGACGGCCTCGTCGTCAGTGTTGCGGAAAAGGCGGTGATCGAAAAACCGCTGCAGGTCCTCTACGTGTCCACCGGTACGGACAATGGTACCGTTGCCAGTCACCCGCGTCTGCTGGTGAAACTGCAACCACGGGCGGAGTTCAAACTGGCGGTGAAGTTCATCGGGCAGGGCGCGGGATATTTCGTCAACGCCGTGCAGGATTTTCTGGTGGACCCCGACGCGGGCCTGACTTACTGGCAGGTCCAGCGGGACGATCCCGCCGTGTGGCACATGTCCAAAACGCGGGTGCATTTGCACCGCAACAGCCGTTTCGTGTGTACCAACGGATCGTCGGGAAGCCGTCTCGCCCGCCACCATTACGAAGTCCGTCTGAAAGACGAAGGCGCGGAACTCAACATGAACGGCATTTCCGTTCTGGAAAACGAGGAGCAGGCGCACAATTTTGTGCGCGTTCACCACGAGGCTCCGCATTGCACCAGCAACCAGTTTTTCCGCAACGTCATCAACAACAAGGCCCGCTCCAGTTTCGACGGTACCGTGATTGTCGACAAGGGCGCGCAGTTGACCAACTCCGACCAGTTGATCAACAACCTTATGCTGTCGGATGACGGCAAGGCGGACGCCAAGCCGAACCTGATGATTTTCGCCGACGATGTGAAATGCACGCACGGCGCAACGGTCGGGCAGATCGATGAGGATCAGTTGTTTTACCTGAAAACGCGCGGCCTGTCCGAGGCGGTGGGCAAATCCATTCTGACCAAGAGCTTTGTCACCAGCATCATCGATGCGGTTCCGTTTGAGGACGTGGTTCGGGATTTCAACCAATACCTGCTTAAAAAATTGGAGGCCGATAATGTCTGA
- the sufC gene encoding Fe-S cluster assembly ATPase SufC has product TVNKGEVHATHGPRTGSGKSTLSKVLAGHPAYQVTAGTVKFEGKDLLDMDPEQRALEGIFLGFQYPVEIPGVNNAEFLRMAYNAKRVHNGEEELDPLDFDDLLVEKMKLVSMDPRYKDRALNDGFSGGEKKKNEILQMAVLQPKLGLLDETDSGLDIDALKAVASGINKLTSKDNALILITHYQRLLNYIEPDYVHVFSHGKIVKSGGKDLALEVESQGYDWVATAAK; this is encoded by the coding sequence GACCGTGAACAAAGGGGAGGTTCACGCCACTCATGGGCCCCGAACCGGGTCGGGCAAAAGCACGCTGTCGAAGGTGCTGGCCGGTCACCCGGCTTACCAGGTGACGGCGGGCACGGTGAAATTTGAAGGCAAGGACCTTCTGGACATGGACCCCGAACAGCGTGCACTGGAAGGCATCTTTCTGGGTTTTCAGTACCCGGTGGAGATTCCCGGCGTCAACAACGCCGAGTTCCTGCGCATGGCCTACAATGCCAAACGCGTTCACAACGGTGAAGAGGAGCTCGATCCGCTGGACTTCGACGACCTGCTGGTTGAGAAGATGAAGCTGGTGTCCATGGACCCGCGCTACAAGGACCGCGCCCTCAACGACGGTTTCTCCGGCGGTGAAAAAAAGAAAAATGAGATCCTGCAGATGGCGGTGCTTCAACCGAAACTGGGTTTGCTGGACGAAACCGATTCCGGTCTGGACATCGACGCATTGAAGGCCGTGGCCAGCGGCATCAACAAGCTCACCAGCAAGGATAACGCGCTGATCCTGATCACCCATTACCAGCGTTTGTTGAATTACATTGAACCCGATTACGTGCACGTGTTCTCTCACGGCAAAATCGTCAAGTCCGGTGGAAAAGATCTGGCGCTCGAGGTCGAGAGCCAGGGTTACGACTGGGTCGCCACCGCCGCCAAGTGA
- the sufB gene encoding Fe-S cluster assembly protein SufB, protein MAKETARNVTDVDEVLENRGEYKYGWRTLIESETFPKGLNEDVIRAISKKKEEPEFMLDFRLKAYKKWLEMKEPKWPNVHYPPIDYQDLSYYSAPKPKEQLESLDEVDPEILRTFDKLGIPLEEQKRLSNVAVDAVFDSVSVATTHKKKLMEVGIIFCSISEALQEYPELVEEYLGTVVPTGDNYFAALNSAVFTDGSFVFIPPDTISPMELSTYFRINTEETGQFERTLIICSDNSYVSYLEGCTAPQFDTNQLHAAVVELVALDNAEIKYSTVQNWYAGDPETGKGGIYNFVTKRGKCQGKKSKISWTQVETGSAITWKYPSCILQGDDSQGEFYSVALTNGHMQADTGTKMIHIGKNTRSSIISKGISADHSSNSYRGLVKVNKGATNARNYTQCDSMLVGDKCSAHTFPYIETGNSSVQVEHEASTSKISEEQLFYFEQRGISRENAISALINGFCKEVFKQLPMEFAVEAEKLLALKLEDSVG, encoded by the coding sequence ATGGCTAAGGAAACCGCCCGGAACGTCACGGACGTCGATGAGGTCCTCGAGAACCGGGGTGAATACAAATATGGCTGGCGGACTCTGATCGAATCCGAGACCTTCCCCAAGGGATTGAACGAGGATGTGATCCGTGCCATTTCGAAGAAAAAGGAAGAGCCGGAGTTCATGCTGGACTTCCGTCTCAAGGCCTACAAGAAATGGCTGGAGATGAAGGAGCCGAAGTGGCCGAACGTGCACTACCCGCCGATCGATTATCAGGATTTGTCCTACTACTCCGCTCCGAAACCGAAGGAACAGTTGGAGAGCCTGGACGAGGTCGATCCGGAAATCCTGCGCACCTTCGATAAGTTGGGCATCCCGCTGGAAGAACAGAAGCGGTTGTCCAACGTGGCCGTGGACGCGGTGTTCGACAGCGTCAGCGTCGCCACCACGCACAAGAAAAAGCTGATGGAAGTGGGCATCATTTTCTGTTCCATTTCGGAAGCGTTGCAAGAGTATCCGGAACTGGTTGAGGAATACCTGGGTACGGTTGTGCCCACAGGCGATAACTACTTCGCCGCGCTCAACAGCGCCGTGTTCACGGACGGTTCGTTCGTGTTCATTCCGCCGGACACCATCAGCCCGATGGAGCTGTCCACCTACTTCCGCATCAACACGGAGGAAACGGGGCAGTTCGAACGCACGCTCATCATCTGCTCGGACAACAGCTACGTGTCATACCTGGAAGGGTGCACCGCACCGCAGTTCGACACCAACCAGCTGCACGCGGCGGTGGTCGAGCTCGTGGCTCTGGACAACGCCGAGATCAAGTACAGCACCGTGCAGAACTGGTATGCCGGCGACCCGGAAACGGGCAAGGGCGGCATCTACAACTTCGTCACCAAGCGCGGCAAGTGCCAGGGCAAGAAATCGAAGATTTCCTGGACGCAGGTGGAAACCGGCTCCGCCATCACCTGGAAGTACCCGAGTTGCATCCTGCAGGGGGACGACTCACAGGGCGAGTTCTACTCCGTGGCCCTGACCAACGGCCACATGCAGGCCGACACGGGCACGAAGATGATCCATATCGGCAAGAACACCCGGTCGAGCATCATCTCCAAAGGCATCTCCGCGGATCATTCCAGCAACAGTTACCGCGGTCTGGTGAAGGTCAACAAGGGCGCCACCAACGCGCGCAATTACACGCAGTGCGACAGCATGCTGGTGGGCGACAAGTGCAGTGCGCACACGTTCCCGTACATTGAAACCGGCAACAGCTCCGTGCAGGTGGAACATGAAGCGTCCACCTCGAAGATCAGCGAGGAGCAGTTGTTCTATTTCGAACAGCGGGGCATTTCCCGCGAGAACGCCATCTCGGCGCTGATCAACGGCTTCTGCAAGGAAGTCTTCAAACAGCTTCCCATGGAATTCGCCGTCGAGGCGGAAAAACTCCTGGCCCTGAAGCTGGAAGACAGCGTCGGCTGA
- a CDS encoding NifU family protein, producing the protein MSVAEEKFSTKFEEAATKPKHRGAFYQEDATEKGMALVEAKFKDMKLYWLVDVVEGRVYSAKFFAYGGKVSVGICEQLCSMVKGLTIDEACSLLGADVERALRDDPEEPAVPESKKTAFGNVPELLKIIKEKYPEAQAVAQATASIKGSGAGKPKSTRELTMQEQAWLDLDEADQIKQVELVLDEKVRPALMSDGGNIQVLEVVDGERVLVQYQGACGSCGSSLGATLSFIERTLRQDVYSDLQVVPNM; encoded by the coding sequence ATGTCTGTCGCTGAAGAGAAGTTCTCTACGAAATTCGAAGAAGCCGCCACCAAGCCGAAGCACCGCGGAGCCTTCTACCAGGAAGACGCCACGGAAAAGGGCATGGCATTGGTTGAGGCCAAATTCAAGGATATGAAGCTGTACTGGCTGGTGGACGTAGTCGAAGGCCGGGTGTACAGCGCCAAGTTCTTCGCTTACGGGGGCAAGGTGTCCGTAGGCATCTGCGAACAGTTGTGCTCCATGGTCAAGGGACTCACCATCGACGAGGCCTGTTCCCTTCTGGGAGCGGACGTCGAACGCGCACTCCGCGACGATCCGGAGGAACCGGCGGTGCCGGAGTCCAAAAAGACCGCTTTCGGCAACGTGCCGGAACTGCTCAAAATCATCAAGGAAAAGTATCCGGAAGCGCAGGCCGTGGCGCAGGCCACAGCGTCCATCAAGGGCAGCGGCGCCGGCAAACCGAAAAGCACCCGCGAACTCACCATGCAGGAACAGGCATGGCTGGACTTGGATGAGGCCGACCAGATCAAGCAGGTCGAACTGGTTCTGGACGAAAAGGTCCGCCCGGCGTTGATGTCCGACGGCGGCAACATCCAGGTATTGGAAGTGGTTGACGGCGAGCGGGTTCTCGTCCAGTATCAGGGGGCCTGCGGCAGTTGCGGCTCTTCGCTGGGGGCGACGTTGTCGTTCATCGAACGGACCCTGCGTCAGGATGTGTACAGCGACCTGCAGGTCGTCCCCAACATGTAA
- the moaA gene encoding GTP 3',8-cyclase MoaA, with amino-acid sequence MSISESQERPILIDGMGRRIVNLRISVTDRCNFRCTYCMPADNVEFMDRSHLLSFEEITRIVGVVSKMGIFRLRLTGGEPLLRKDLPELVRMLRAVPGIEDIAMTTNAFFLKQHAKALRDAGLHRLNISLDALDKEKFTHVNRRDCLEQVMEGIDAAREAGFPIKVNAVAMRNFSEPEILKLVELGRSDGFEIRFIEFMPLDADHIWERDKVLFGHEIIDLISKKFEITPIQDSLEIGPASEYKFADGKGKIGIITAVSNPFCDYCNRIRMTADGKLRTCLFSTNEHNLKELVRDSAATDQDIEQRIRAALVTKEPGHKINLDDFERPARAMHAIGG; translated from the coding sequence ATGTCCATCTCCGAGAGCCAGGAACGCCCGATTCTGATTGACGGCATGGGCCGCCGCATCGTCAACCTGCGTATTTCCGTCACAGACCGCTGCAATTTCCGCTGTACGTACTGCATGCCCGCGGACAACGTGGAGTTCATGGACCGCTCCCACCTGCTCTCGTTCGAAGAAATCACCCGCATCGTCGGCGTGGTGTCGAAGATGGGCATCTTCCGCCTGCGCCTCACCGGCGGCGAACCGCTTCTGCGCAAGGACCTGCCGGAGTTGGTGCGCATGTTGAGAGCGGTGCCGGGAATCGAAGACATCGCCATGACCACCAACGCCTTCTTCCTGAAGCAGCATGCGAAGGCGCTCAGGGATGCGGGACTGCACCGGCTGAACATCAGCCTGGACGCTCTGGACAAGGAGAAATTCACCCACGTCAACCGCCGCGACTGCCTGGAGCAGGTGATGGAAGGCATCGACGCCGCGCGCGAAGCGGGCTTCCCGATCAAGGTCAACGCCGTCGCCATGCGCAATTTCTCGGAGCCGGAAATACTGAAACTGGTGGAACTCGGCCGTTCGGACGGATTCGAGATCCGCTTCATCGAGTTCATGCCCCTCGACGCGGACCACATCTGGGAACGCGACAAGGTGCTGTTCGGTCACGAGATCATCGACCTCATCAGCAAGAAATTTGAAATAACACCGATCCAGGACTCGCTGGAAATCGGCCCGGCGAGTGAATACAAGTTCGCCGACGGCAAGGGCAAGATCGGCATCATCACCGCTGTCAGCAATCCGTTCTGTGATTACTGCAACCGCATCCGCATGACCGCCGACGGCAAACTGCGCACCTGCCTGTTCTCGACCAACGAGCACAACCTGAAGGAACTGGTGCGGGACAGCGCGGCCACGGACCAGGACATCGAGCAACGCATTCGAGCGGCGCTGGTCACCAAGGAGCCGGGGCACAAAATCAACCTGGACGACTTCGAACGCCCCGCCCGCGCCATGCACGCCATCGGTGGCTGA
- the larE gene encoding ATP-dependent sacrificial sulfur transferase LarE produces the protein MTLHDKHKRMQAQIAALPGAIVAFSGGVDSTLVLAIAHAALGERVLAVTGRSPSVPERELEASKRLARQIGARHLIVDTGEIHNPDYTANPANRCYFCKTELYDHLKRIASEHGLPCILNGTNSDDLGDHRPGLVAADEAKVLSPLADAGMNKQDVRDLSQELELPTWNKPAMACLASRVPYGQEVTGEKLSMIERAEDILLGMGLKQVRVRHHGDIARIEAPQDDLPMLLDPEQARVIESKFREIGFQFVTVDILGFRSGSLNQVLG, from the coding sequence ATGACCTTACACGACAAACACAAACGAATGCAGGCGCAGATCGCGGCGCTTCCGGGCGCGATCGTGGCGTTTTCCGGCGGGGTCGACAGCACGCTGGTGCTGGCAATAGCCCATGCCGCTTTGGGAGAACGTGTGCTTGCCGTCACCGGCCGCTCACCCAGCGTGCCGGAACGGGAACTGGAAGCATCGAAAAGACTCGCCCGGCAAATTGGCGCCCGGCACCTGATTGTCGACACAGGGGAAATCCACAACCCTGATTACACCGCCAATCCGGCCAACCGCTGTTATTTCTGCAAGACGGAGCTGTACGATCATCTGAAACGCATCGCGTCCGAGCACGGCCTGCCCTGCATCCTGAACGGCACCAACAGCGACGACCTGGGCGACCATCGTCCGGGACTGGTGGCGGCGGACGAGGCCAAAGTTCTAAGTCCCCTCGCCGACGCGGGCATGAACAAACAGGACGTGCGCGACCTGTCGCAGGAGCTGGAACTGCCCACGTGGAACAAACCGGCGATGGCCTGCCTGGCGTCGCGCGTCCCGTACGGTCAGGAGGTGACGGGGGAAAAGCTTTCGATGATCGAGCGTGCGGAAGACATTCTGCTCGGCATGGGACTGAAACAGGTGCGCGTCCGGCATCACGGCGACATCGCACGCATCGAGGCACCGCAGGACGACCTGCCGATGCTCCTGGACCCGGAACAAGCGCGGGTCATCGAATCCAAATTCCGAGAAATCGGGTTTCAGTTCGTCACCGTCGACATACTGGGCTTCCGCTCCGGAAGCCTGAACCAGGTCCTTGGCTGA
- the proC gene encoding pyrroline-5-carboxylate reductase, with protein sequence MAVLTNKRIGFIGGGNMAEAMIKGLLSASFIEAKSLMASDMVGERLEFLKHEFKIKTTTDNQELVQKNDIIILAVKPQAVKAVCSGIHEQVDEKKLVISVAAGVPIHAIEILLNPEADKKVGVVRTMPNTPALVQAGVTALSASDHVSKSDLKVAHRIFEAIGRTVDVPEAQLDAVTGLSGSGPAYIFMIIEALSDAGVKMGLSRDVSNALTLQTVLGSAKLAQESGRHPGELKDMVCSPGGTTISGLHWLEKGGLRTTLINAVEAATQRSIELGRNAENNQNGNDSQ encoded by the coding sequence ATGGCAGTGCTGACCAACAAACGAATCGGATTCATTGGCGGGGGCAACATGGCGGAAGCCATGATCAAGGGCCTGTTGTCCGCGTCGTTCATCGAAGCCAAAAGCCTGATGGCGTCGGATATGGTGGGCGAACGACTGGAATTTCTGAAACATGAATTCAAAATCAAAACCACTACGGACAATCAGGAACTGGTGCAGAAAAACGACATCATCATCCTTGCGGTCAAACCGCAGGCGGTGAAGGCCGTGTGCTCCGGCATTCACGAGCAGGTCGATGAGAAAAAACTGGTGATCTCCGTTGCCGCGGGCGTCCCCATCCACGCTATCGAAATCCTCTTGAATCCCGAAGCGGACAAAAAAGTCGGTGTGGTTCGCACCATGCCCAACACCCCGGCCCTCGTGCAGGCAGGGGTGACGGCGCTATCGGCGAGCGATCACGTCAGCAAAAGCGACCTCAAGGTCGCCCACCGCATCTTCGAAGCCATCGGCCGTACGGTGGATGTCCCCGAGGCTCAGTTGGACGCGGTCACCGGGTTGAGCGGAAGCGGCCCGGCGTACATTTTCATGATCATCGAGGCATTGTCGGATGCGGGAGTGAAGATGGGCCTGTCGCGCGACGTGTCCAATGCGCTCACCCTGCAGACGGTGCTCGGTTCCGCCAAGCTGGCGCAGGAAAGCGGGCGTCATCCGGGAGAATTGAAAGACATGGTGTGCTCGCCCGGCGGCACCACGATTTCCGGTTTGCACTGGCTGGAGAAAGGGGGGCTTCGCACCACCCTCATCAACGCTGTCGAGGCGGCGACGCAACGCTCCATCGAGCTTGGCAGAAACGCGGAAAATAATCAGAATGGAAACGATTCTCAATAA
- a CDS encoding YggS family pyridoxal phosphate-dependent enzyme, with protein sequence MTSVADNLAVIRQRIREAALRAGRDPASVHLLAVSKTVPMERILDACRAGVNVFGENKVQEAVGKLESPGAADCRWHFIGHLQKNKVKYVVGRFDLIHSVDSIELAEKLNAESEKQGMVTNALIQVNVSGEASKYGVDPDHLGDLLRRSGALSGIAVKGLMTIPPYTPDAEEARKHFVSLRTLRDRMCEKAIPGVTLTELSMGMSHDFEIAIEEGATWVRVGTALFGERAG encoded by the coding sequence ATGACCTCCGTTGCTGATAACCTTGCCGTCATTCGCCAGCGCATCCGCGAAGCCGCGCTTCGTGCGGGGCGCGATCCGGCGTCGGTGCACCTGCTGGCTGTCAGCAAAACGGTGCCGATGGAACGGATTCTGGATGCGTGCCGGGCGGGTGTGAACGTGTTCGGCGAAAACAAGGTGCAGGAGGCAGTCGGCAAGCTGGAATCCCCGGGCGCGGCGGACTGCCGCTGGCATTTCATCGGACATTTGCAGAAAAATAAAGTAAAGTATGTGGTCGGGCGTTTCGATCTGATTCATTCGGTGGACAGCATCGAACTGGCGGAAAAGCTGAACGCGGAAAGCGAAAAGCAGGGCATGGTCACGAACGCCCTCATTCAGGTCAACGTCTCCGGCGAAGCGTCGAAGTACGGCGTCGATCCGGACCATCTGGGAGACCTTCTGCGCCGGTCCGGAGCGCTGTCCGGCATTGCGGTGAAAGGATTGATGACCATTCCACCCTACACACCGGACGCGGAAGAGGCGCGAAAACATTTTGTGAGTTTGCGCACCCTTCGGGACCGTATGTGCGAAAAGGCAATTCCGGGTGTCACTTTGACCGAGTTGTCGATGGGCATGTCCCACGATTTTGAAATCGCGATCGAAGAAGGTGCCACGTGGGTTCGCGTGGGAACCGCTCTCTTCGGCGAACGCGCCGGTTGA
- a CDS encoding response regulator, with the protein MVTGKVLVIDDEQDVRDVIRLQLEQHGLHVLEAENGEEAIKVLHSENNLVNIGVILCDIRMPKINGIEAIDYLKKNAPGIPIVVITGYPDTELAVGLMRKGVKDYLVKPVEKEKLFKVVDQLIAAGKDFEY; encoded by the coding sequence ATGGTTACCGGAAAAGTTTTGGTCATTGATGACGAACAGGACGTCCGGGATGTCATTCGGTTGCAATTGGAGCAACACGGACTACACGTGCTGGAAGCAGAAAACGGGGAGGAGGCCATCAAGGTGCTTCATTCCGAAAACAACCTGGTCAATATCGGGGTGATTCTGTGCGACATTCGAATGCCCAAGATCAACGGCATCGAGGCGATCGATTATCTCAAGAAAAATGCACCGGGAATTCCGATCGTGGTGATCACCGGTTACCCGGATACGGAACTGGCCGTCGGTTTGATGAGAAAGGGAGTCAAGGACTATCTGGTGAAACCTGTCGAGAAGGAAAAGCTGTTCAAGGTGGTGGATCAGCTCATCGCCGCCGGAAAGGATTTTGAGTATTGA
- a CDS encoding cache domain-containing protein yields the protein MGTIPLVLAMAWSFFQGNESLTQVIGASFKALAYETSTKIDLLIKDEFQKMRHWASHPTLIINVKEHNRSVTESENTLKSITPLPPTYQEIQENGASRVLSNFLRDDLSAVESTKALFVTDASGNLVATINDYPERDNSSRATWVGVMKKGLPEAFGRLHFDTKLNTYLFEIAVPIRTRDQTRMGVLHRLYSSKRFFSPSIENILFGQTGHVMLINSNGVVLDCPILPTGHRLSEADLVKHVTGPEANWVETQSDGHGSHRLSIIGFSPLASTNRIIAGTQGPRLYTFAWQSSEELFAPTRKLLGWMAAAGFVSILLIAVMGSLAANRIVQPIRQLQKTAESIGRGESVKPLQIKTGDEIELLAEEINIMNALLRKTFTGLEQQVEEKSREVIYLREYTESILMSVPESILIFDASLRIEYANPAFEK from the coding sequence GTGGGTACCATTCCTTTGGTTTTAGCCATGGCGTGGTCGTTCTTTCAGGGAAACGAGTCGCTGACGCAGGTCATCGGTGCAAGTTTCAAGGCACTGGCCTATGAAACATCAACCAAGATCGACCTATTGATCAAAGACGAATTTCAAAAGATGCGGCATTGGGCCTCCCATCCCACCCTCATCATCAATGTCAAGGAACATAACCGCTCGGTCACGGAATCCGAGAACACATTAAAGAGCATCACCCCCCTGCCACCCACCTATCAGGAAATCCAGGAAAATGGAGCGAGCCGTGTACTCAGCAACTTTTTGCGTGATGATCTCAGCGCGGTGGAATCCACAAAGGCTTTGTTTGTCACCGATGCCTCGGGCAACCTGGTGGCCACCATCAATGACTACCCCGAACGCGACAACAGTTCACGCGCAACATGGGTTGGTGTCATGAAAAAGGGGCTCCCGGAAGCTTTCGGGCGTTTGCATTTCGACACCAAGCTGAATACCTATCTTTTTGAAATCGCGGTACCGATCCGGACACGCGACCAGACCCGCATGGGCGTCCTCCACCGCCTGTATTCCAGCAAACGTTTTTTCTCGCCGTCGATTGAGAACATCCTGTTCGGGCAAACCGGGCACGTGATGCTGATCAACTCCAACGGGGTCGTGCTGGACTGCCCCATCCTGCCGACGGGACACCGGTTGAGCGAGGCTGACCTGGTCAAACACGTCACAGGACCGGAAGCCAACTGGGTGGAAACTCAGAGTGATGGCCACGGAAGTCACCGTCTGTCCATCATCGGCTTTTCACCTCTTGCTTCCACAAACAGGATCATTGCCGGCACCCAGGGGCCTCGACTGTACACGTTTGCATGGCAGTCTTCGGAAGAATTGTTTGCGCCCACACGGAAACTTCTCGGCTGGATGGCCGCAGCGGGTTTTGTCTCCATTCTACTCATCGCAGTGATGGGATCGCTGGCCGCAAACCGGATTGTGCAACCCATTCGCCAGCTTCAGAAAACAGCGGAGTCCATCGGGCGCGGGGAATCCGTAAAACCCCTCCAGATAAAAACCGGTGATGAAATCGAACTCCTTGCGGAAGAGATCAATATCATGAACGCATTGTTGCGTAAAACATTCACCGGGCTCGAACAACAGGTTGAAGAAAAAAGTCGGGAAGTGATTTACCTGCGGGAGTACACCGAAAGCATTTTGATGAGTGTTCCGGAATCGATTCTCATCTTTGATGCCAGCCTGCGAATTGAATACGCCAATCCGGCGTTTGAAAAATAA
- a CDS encoding sensor histidine kinase, whose translation MKHHQEWAFLAMELKSYSTGQPPRLHHLQSESYRAKDPLAPTTPHTKDWQPTIKLGDLFFAYQFFDMKFKQMEGRRIGLIMKNITEEKKLLDQLTKADKLSGLGTLTAGIAHEMNNPLYSIMGYTEAIVDQATEPKIKAYAQKVLDRSRHMANVILNMSGYARTNEQDSDQTININERIDAALDIALLDSYSDDIALEKHYGNLPKVTAKPEELQQVFLNIVRNAVQAMEGKGTLTIKTFQQNGNVTVSIRDTGPGIAEEHLTRIFDPFFTTKEQGSGTGLGLNIVHRVVEKYGGHIDVKSQIGRGTTFIINLPTSPEPANTEPTGPPDKDPA comes from the coding sequence GTGAAACACCATCAGGAGTGGGCGTTCCTCGCAATGGAGCTCAAAAGCTACAGCACCGGTCAGCCACCCAGACTCCACCATCTGCAAAGCGAAAGTTATCGTGCCAAGGACCCTCTGGCACCCACAACGCCGCATACGAAAGACTGGCAACCCACCATCAAACTGGGTGATCTGTTCTTTGCGTACCAGTTTTTCGATATGAAGTTCAAGCAAATGGAAGGGAGGCGGATCGGCCTCATCATGAAAAACATCACAGAAGAGAAAAAACTTCTGGACCAGTTGACCAAGGCGGACAAACTGTCCGGGCTCGGCACACTGACCGCGGGCATCGCGCACGAGATGAACAATCCCCTCTATTCCATCATGGGCTACACCGAAGCCATTGTGGACCAGGCCACCGAACCGAAAATCAAGGCCTACGCCCAGAAAGTTCTGGACCGGTCCCGACATATGGCAAACGTCATTTTGAACATGTCCGGTTACGCCCGCACCAATGAACAGGATTCGGACCAGACCATCAACATCAACGAGCGCATCGATGCGGCGCTGGACATCGCACTGCTGGACTCGTACTCAGATGATATCGCGCTGGAAAAACACTATGGGAACCTGCCCAAAGTCACAGCAAAACCGGAAGAACTGCAACAGGTGTTCCTGAATATTGTTCGCAACGCGGTGCAGGCCATGGAGGGCAAAGGAACGTTGACCATCAAAACATTCCAGCAGAATGGAAACGTCACGGTGTCCATCCGCGACACGGGACCCGGAATCGCGGAAGAGCACCTGACCCGGATTTTCGATCCGTTTTTTACTACCAAGGAACAGGGGTCGGGAACGGGCCTGGGTCTCAACATTGTGCATCGCGTGGTGGAGAAATACGGCGGTCACATTGATGTCAAATCCCAAATCGGCAGGGGCACGACGTTCATTATCAATTTGCCCACGTCGCCGGAACCTGCCAATACAGAACCCACCGGCCCACCGGACAAAGACCCGGCCTGA